A region of Elusimicrobiota bacterium DNA encodes the following proteins:
- a CDS encoding ATP-binding protein, which produces METIRRLFEPPDGHFFLFGPRGTGKSTWVRSMFPQALWLDLLNAANEHAYGAHPENLKPWVDAHPEAKDIVIDEVQKIPALLDMVHLLIEEKKDRRFILTGSSARKLKRGGANLLGGRALYCTLHPFMAVELGKDFKMQKALDQGLLPMVWSSKHPEETLAAYSGVYLKEEVKMEGLVRDAGNFSRFMEAIGFSHGSPLNISNVSRECGVERKTVESFVEILEDLLLAFRVPIFSKRAKRDLISHSKFYYFDAGVFRSLRKRGPLDRPEEIDGLALEGLVAQHLRAWAAYRRGGADLFFWQTRWGLEVDFVVYGPDVFFGIEVKNTNRIRAEDLRGLKNFLEDYPEAKGYLLYRGDKKLRFGKILCIPCEEFLHQLNPAVTVPFA; this is translated from the coding sequence ATGGAAACGATACGGCGATTATTTGAGCCTCCCGACGGACATTTTTTCCTTTTCGGGCCGAGGGGAACGGGAAAATCCACCTGGGTTCGATCCATGTTTCCCCAGGCCCTTTGGCTCGACCTCCTGAATGCGGCCAATGAACATGCCTACGGGGCCCATCCTGAAAACCTTAAACCATGGGTTGACGCCCACCCCGAAGCCAAAGACATTGTGATTGATGAGGTCCAGAAAATTCCCGCGTTGTTGGACATGGTGCATTTACTTATCGAGGAAAAAAAAGACCGACGGTTCATCCTAACGGGGTCCAGTGCCCGTAAATTGAAACGCGGGGGGGCCAACCTCCTTGGTGGTCGAGCTCTCTATTGCACCCTTCATCCGTTTATGGCCGTTGAATTGGGTAAGGATTTCAAAATGCAAAAGGCTCTGGATCAAGGTTTGCTACCCATGGTCTGGAGTTCAAAGCATCCTGAAGAAACATTGGCCGCCTACTCAGGGGTTTATCTTAAGGAGGAGGTCAAAATGGAAGGGCTGGTGCGGGACGCGGGAAATTTTTCTAGATTCATGGAGGCCATTGGTTTTTCCCACGGCTCCCCATTAAACATCAGCAACGTCTCCCGGGAGTGCGGGGTTGAAAGAAAGACGGTCGAATCCTTCGTGGAAATATTAGAGGACCTCCTGTTGGCTTTTCGGGTTCCCATTTTTTCCAAACGGGCAAAACGGGACCTGATTTCCCACTCCAAATTCTATTACTTTGATGCGGGAGTCTTTCGATCCTTGAGGAAGAGAGGCCCCCTGGACCGGCCCGAGGAAATCGACGGCTTGGCGTTGGAAGGCTTGGTCGCCCAGCATTTGAGAGCGTGGGCGGCCTATCGGCGGGGAGGAGCGGACCTTTTCTTTTGGCAAACCCGATGGGGATTAGAAGTCGATTTCGTGGTCTATGGGCCCGACGTGTTTTTCGGCATTGAAGTCAAGAATACAAACCGAATCCGGGCCGAAGACCTCCGGGGGCTCAAGAATTTCCTGGAGGATTATCCGGAGGCGAAAGGGTACTTGCTTTATCGTGGCGACAAGAAACTACGGTTCGGAAAAATTCTTTGCATCCCCTGTGAAGAATTCCTTCACCAACTTAACCCGGCGGTCACGGTGCCGTTCGCCTGA
- a CDS encoding PorV/PorQ family protein has product MKLLRALGLFFLAMPLFLRTSAFGAAFEPMGYGAAAKGMGGAYVALAEDGTAAYWNPAGLALVKSRQFTASYEIPYGLDLLRAANVGYTQPDVGKGTLSAQLLHLDTQGDASFFNYAESTYLLAYGRKFCQDCFSMGVGMRYYAATGDDVKGTGLGFDVGALFRPFNDRLRLAFAWQDLNRPRISWSTGARDSLPYTLRLGGAWKLAKATDLSLQFDQRHAEPSVWRAGAAQRFLGEAITLRGGLHRSGDQDQWNLALGGGLRYRNFDFDYAWDTTDQLGNTQTLSLAMRFGK; this is encoded by the coding sequence ATGAAACTCCTCCGCGCGCTCGGCCTTTTCTTCCTCGCGATGCCGCTGTTTCTGCGGACGTCGGCCTTCGGCGCCGCTTTTGAGCCCATGGGGTACGGGGCGGCCGCCAAGGGCATGGGGGGCGCTTACGTGGCTTTGGCGGAAGACGGCACGGCCGCCTATTGGAACCCGGCGGGGCTGGCCCTAGTGAAATCGCGCCAGTTCACCGCTTCCTACGAAATCCCCTACGGGTTAGATCTCCTCCGCGCCGCGAACGTGGGCTATACCCAGCCGGACGTGGGGAAGGGAACGTTGAGCGCCCAACTGCTTCATTTGGACACCCAAGGGGACGCCTCCTTTTTTAATTACGCGGAGAGCACCTACCTCCTGGCCTACGGCCGGAAGTTCTGCCAGGACTGTTTCAGTATGGGCGTCGGAATGCGCTATTACGCCGCGACGGGGGACGACGTCAAGGGCACGGGATTGGGGTTCGATGTGGGGGCTCTTTTCCGCCCGTTCAACGACCGGCTTCGTTTGGCTTTCGCCTGGCAGGACCTGAACCGCCCCCGGATCAGCTGGAGTACGGGCGCCCGGGACAGCCTCCCCTACACGCTTCGCTTGGGCGGCGCGTGGAAACTCGCCAAAGCCACGGACCTTTCCCTTCAATTCGACCAACGCCACGCCGAGCCCTCCGTTTGGCGGGCGGGCGCGGCCCAGCGGTTTCTGGGCGAGGCCATCACCCTCCGCGGGGGCCTGCACCGGTCCGGGGACCAGGATCAATGGAACTTGGCCTTGGGCGGGGGGCTCCGCTACCGAAACTTTGATTTCGATTATGCCTGGGACACCACGGACCAACTGGGCAACACCCAAACCCTTTCCCTGGCCATGAGGTTCGGCAAATGA
- a CDS encoding DUF3131 domain-containing protein, with product MNSNPLKKCFLFLAFLPAWAHALAAKPPIPEAQQQARLLAFKPEDSKSLDLSLPDNALLEAIAKDTWVYFRDLVDRENGIPIDNVLVAGAQSRVGSFTSTTNIGLYLMSVAGAVEFGLISPGEAQARIRLVLLTLNKLDHWRGQYFNYYETITLDVSRRFASSVDNGWLAAGLIVARQSFPTLAQDIDRILEEMDFSRFYDPEIGQLWGGFDAAQNKPSTNHYGLLCTEPRIASYIGIAKGDLPREHWYRLFRVLPDEWDWQNQKPQGQLRTIGGQDVFYGTYSHNGIRYVPSWGGSLFEFLMPNLVLDEQQLSKRGLGANNLIALNAQIHYALQERRYPAWGMSPCATPDSQQGYKEYGVPYLGAKGYPDEGVVTPHVSFLALMVDAPQAIENIRRLARMKGLYGPYGFYDSVNVRTGRASARFLALDQSMTFISIVNYLKNGAIQKRFLSYPPIQEQLDLLRDEVFF from the coding sequence ATGAATTCGAACCCCCTTAAGAAATGTTTCCTCTTTCTGGCGTTCCTGCCGGCATGGGCGCACGCCTTGGCCGCCAAGCCGCCCATTCCGGAGGCCCAACAGCAGGCTCGGCTGTTGGCGTTCAAGCCGGAGGATTCGAAATCGCTGGACCTCTCCCTGCCCGACAACGCCCTGTTGGAGGCCATCGCCAAGGATACCTGGGTCTATTTCCGGGACCTGGTGGACCGGGAGAACGGCATCCCGATCGATAACGTTTTGGTGGCCGGAGCCCAATCCCGCGTCGGAAGTTTTACCTCGACGACCAACATCGGGCTCTACCTGATGTCTGTGGCGGGCGCCGTGGAGTTTGGGCTCATTTCTCCCGGAGAGGCTCAGGCCCGGATCCGCTTGGTCCTTCTCACCCTCAACAAGCTGGACCACTGGCGGGGCCAATATTTCAATTATTACGAGACCATCACGTTGGATGTCAGCCGCCGGTTTGCCTCCTCCGTCGACAACGGTTGGTTGGCGGCGGGGCTCATTGTGGCGCGGCAGTCCTTTCCGACCCTCGCCCAGGATATCGATCGGATTTTGGAGGAAATGGATTTTTCCCGCTTTTACGACCCGGAGATCGGCCAGCTGTGGGGGGGGTTTGACGCGGCCCAAAACAAGCCCTCCACCAACCATTACGGGCTCCTCTGCACCGAACCCCGCATCGCCTCCTACATCGGCATCGCCAAGGGCGACCTTCCTCGGGAACACTGGTATCGGCTCTTCCGCGTTCTTCCGGACGAATGGGACTGGCAAAACCAAAAGCCCCAGGGCCAGCTCCGCACGATCGGCGGGCAGGACGTGTTCTACGGGACCTACTCCCACAATGGGATCCGCTACGTTCCCTCCTGGGGCGGCAGTCTCTTTGAGTTCCTCATGCCGAACCTCGTTTTGGACGAGCAACAACTTTCCAAGCGGGGCCTGGGCGCCAACAACCTGATCGCGTTGAACGCCCAAATCCATTACGCTTTGCAGGAGCGGCGTTATCCCGCCTGGGGCATGTCCCCCTGCGCCACGCCGGACAGCCAACAGGGGTATAAGGAATACGGGGTGCCCTATCTAGGCGCCAAGGGATATCCCGACGAAGGAGTGGTCACCCCCCACGTGAGTTTTTTGGCCTTAATGGTCGACGCTCCCCAGGCCATCGAAAACATCCGTCGTCTGGCCCGCATGAAGGGCCTCTATGGGCCCTACGGTTTTTACGACAGCGTCAACGTCCGAACGGGTCGGGCCTCCGCGCGGTTTCTGGCCCTGGACCAAAGCATGACCTTTATTTCCATCGTCAATTATTTGAAGAACGGCGCCATTCAAAAACGGTTCTTGAGCTATCCCCCCATTCAAGAGCAGTTGGACCTCCTTCGGGACGAGGTGTTTTTCTAG
- a CDS encoding gliding motility-associated C-terminal domain-containing protein encodes MPTTVLCRRSLLFAAVLAASSLHAGVLHDFENVPLLTTFQDGGATIVSSGAVGMNGNALQLTYDLTGGSFAGIRLGVKGYDLVALGATGLRFQYRMTGPARQLEIELVDGDNAQDAGCDKAKAFFTPIADGVWRSITLSTASFSTITNSTWSLPGNGSFNNREISQFIFVVARGVGSDGTGSVFLDNFEFVNGGGNVVRSFETFSLPKNEVVYLEWSQNPGVPFPLSIEIDNTAPGASSGNQVGRVDYTLATGSDYGGFVRVLNANFLAEPMVRFGFNGTGGNNTVEVKLVDVDGTVYVKKVTDVTDTGGTWKTASIPVDQFSFNAVGSDALLNLRRVTAVEFVISRGEAKPGVLLLDTLESVPDIALEKSGVGNVLTQYSTPNNPFSPNGDGTKDTFAFNFTLSEAARVVLRVFNLQGVPIKTIDGGTQAAGGRAFSWDGVGDDGRLVANGLYFFVVEAEGAASGKDTVKQVVAVMR; translated from the coding sequence GTGCCAACAACGGTGTTGTGTCGACGATCCTTGCTCTTCGCGGCGGTCCTGGCCGCGTCTTCTCTCCATGCCGGCGTTTTGCACGATTTCGAGAACGTTCCCCTTTTAACGACTTTTCAAGATGGGGGGGCCACCATCGTTTCCTCCGGCGCGGTGGGAATGAATGGAAACGCCCTTCAACTCACCTACGATTTGACCGGCGGGTCCTTCGCCGGGATCCGCCTGGGGGTGAAAGGCTACGATTTGGTCGCCCTGGGGGCGACCGGCCTCCGCTTCCAATACCGTATGACGGGACCGGCCCGGCAACTGGAAATTGAGCTGGTGGATGGGGACAATGCCCAGGACGCAGGGTGTGACAAAGCCAAAGCTTTTTTTACCCCGATTGCCGACGGCGTCTGGCGCTCGATCACCCTCTCTACGGCTTCTTTCTCCACCATCACCAATTCCACCTGGAGCCTTCCCGGGAACGGTTCCTTCAATAACCGAGAGATTTCGCAGTTTATCTTCGTGGTGGCCCGCGGGGTCGGCTCGGACGGGACGGGGTCGGTTTTTCTCGACAACTTTGAGTTCGTGAACGGAGGCGGGAACGTTGTGCGGTCTTTCGAAACCTTTTCCCTTCCTAAGAACGAGGTGGTGTATTTGGAATGGTCCCAGAATCCCGGCGTGCCCTTCCCCTTGTCCATCGAAATCGACAACACGGCCCCGGGGGCTTCCTCGGGGAACCAGGTGGGCCGGGTGGACTACACCCTGGCGACCGGAAGCGACTACGGCGGGTTCGTCCGAGTTCTGAACGCCAACTTTCTGGCCGAGCCCATGGTCCGGTTCGGGTTCAACGGCACGGGGGGAAACAATACGGTGGAGGTGAAGCTCGTGGACGTCGACGGGACGGTTTACGTGAAGAAAGTGACCGACGTGACGGACACCGGCGGGACGTGGAAGACCGCGTCCATCCCCGTGGATCAATTTTCCTTCAACGCCGTGGGGAGCGACGCGCTCCTGAACCTCCGCCGTGTGACGGCCGTGGAATTCGTTATCTCCCGGGGGGAGGCCAAACCCGGGGTTCTCCTTTTGGACACCCTGGAGTCGGTTCCCGATATCGCTCTTGAAAAATCCGGCGTGGGGAACGTGCTCACGCAGTATTCAACCCCCAACAATCCCTTTTCCCCCAACGGCGACGGAACGAAAGACACCTTCGCGTTTAACTTCACTTTGAGCGAGGCCGCCCGAGTGGTCCTCCGCGTGTTCAATCTTCAGGGGGTGCCGATCAAAACCATCGATGGCGGAACCCAGGCGGCCGGGGGCCGGGCTTTCTCTTGGGACGGGGTCGGCGACGACGGGCGGCTCGTGGCCAACGGCCTTTACTTTTTCGTGGTGGAAGCGGAAGGCGCCGCTTCCGGGAAAGACACGGTCAAGCAGGTCGTGGCGGTGATGCGATGA
- a CDS encoding CIA30 family protein — MNRARFWALALLVLSGSGAWAADSLVVADFDAVTPEVFSFKDEKGSLLNTSGAYPDPEKGKVAGIKYDILAGGWGGWGLVLKGANVSGYRYLAFDLRGEKGGEIFQLGLRDTQGQERKKAISLYVDTPTTWQRVYVPLADFAGVNLASLDNLNLGFGSKLKGRVFFDNIAFEGAPESPAAAAPSAAPTAVGSPAVPVTGDVANKVVVDGFDRTNPDTAYRTFSGDASQINLASSRILYDGDYSMEIQYKLLTESSWGSWVSALRAPAQPLDWSGVDAVKVWVKGDGSDNYFRFRFTQADGQVWENTDKKVLSSNRWTLVAFPIRDFTLADQKARGVAPKLVGIKSFELRIVSPTSSTTAGAKSSGGTNLGGPSVRDGGTVAGKRHRSRQGSRPRGRAAGGAGRRSLDSTARAGRRQLGFQLDRLHGIFSHPGRAKPGQQQREAGHHREIGQLQRPRGVRFGVPGIWAGVGLRRVHGDVHG; from the coding sequence ATGAATCGCGCTCGCTTCTGGGCTTTGGCGTTGTTGGTTTTGAGCGGAAGCGGCGCCTGGGCGGCGGATTCGCTGGTGGTGGCCGACTTTGACGCGGTGACCCCGGAGGTGTTTTCGTTCAAGGACGAAAAGGGCAGTCTCCTCAACACCAGCGGCGCTTACCCCGACCCGGAGAAAGGGAAGGTCGCCGGGATCAAATACGATATTCTCGCCGGGGGCTGGGGGGGCTGGGGTTTGGTGTTGAAGGGCGCCAACGTGTCTGGATATCGTTATCTGGCTTTCGATCTGCGGGGCGAGAAGGGCGGGGAAATTTTTCAGCTCGGTCTTCGGGACACCCAGGGGCAGGAACGGAAAAAAGCGATTTCCCTCTATGTGGATACCCCGACCACCTGGCAGAGGGTCTACGTCCCCCTGGCGGATTTCGCCGGCGTGAACCTGGCGAGTTTGGATAATTTGAACCTGGGTTTTGGGTCCAAACTGAAAGGGCGGGTTTTCTTCGACAACATCGCTTTCGAAGGCGCGCCGGAAAGCCCCGCCGCCGCGGCCCCCTCCGCCGCACCGACAGCGGTTGGTTCCCCGGCGGTCCCGGTGACGGGCGACGTGGCCAACAAGGTGGTGGTCGACGGTTTTGACCGCACCAACCCGGACACCGCCTATCGGACGTTCTCCGGCGATGCCTCCCAGATCAACCTGGCTTCCTCCCGTATTCTCTACGACGGCGATTATTCCATGGAGATCCAGTACAAGCTTCTGACGGAGAGTTCCTGGGGGAGCTGGGTTTCCGCCCTCCGCGCCCCCGCCCAGCCGTTGGATTGGTCCGGGGTGGACGCGGTGAAGGTGTGGGTGAAAGGCGACGGTTCGGATAATTATTTCCGGTTCCGGTTCACCCAAGCCGACGGCCAGGTTTGGGAGAACACGGATAAAAAGGTCTTGTCGAGCAACCGCTGGACGCTGGTGGCGTTTCCGATCCGCGACTTCACTTTGGCGGACCAAAAGGCTCGCGGTGTCGCGCCGAAGTTGGTCGGCATCAAGTCGTTCGAACTGCGGATCGTGAGCCCCACCTCCAGCACCACGGCGGGGGCAAAATCCTCGGGGGGGACGAATCTGGGTGGACCTTCTGTTCGTGACGGGGGAACGGTTGCGGGGAAGCGGCATCGTTCCCGCCAAGGGTCCCGCCCCCGCGGGCGCGCCGCCGGTGGCGCCGGCCGCCGCTCCCTCGACTCCACCGCAAGGGCTGGGCGCCGGCAACTTGGATTTCAGCTTGATCGCCTACACGGAATATTTTCACACCCCGGAAGAGCAAAGCCAGGTCAACAGCAACGTGAAGCTGGTCACCACCGGGAAATTGGGCAACTTCAGCGCCCGCGTGGAGTTCGCTTCGGAGTCCCAGGAATATGGGCAGGCGTCGGCCTACGTCGGGTCCACGGTGACGTCCACGGATAA
- a CDS encoding substrate-binding domain-containing protein, whose amino-acid sequence MIHPIGVVTHPAPDLSAPYFAETLSGLGQTIPHFLLNPSTETPVSGLLFLAPGAQDPCLARAVETGLPAVILNGEGAGLPSMDLDNAAAAHAVVSHLLKNGGRRIALINGKLETANGAARQAGYQRALEEAGLPWDPARVETGNFSRAGGRWAMERFLALEESPDAVFAANDHMALGARDVLLERGRRVPDDVLLAGFDDIPEAATAGLTTVRQPLSSMARLAGEWLSGWIRSGRRPDPERVRVPGELIVRSSSGPRFE is encoded by the coding sequence GTGATCCATCCGATCGGCGTCGTCACGCATCCAGCGCCGGACCTTTCGGCCCCCTATTTCGCTGAAACCTTGTCCGGCCTGGGGCAGACGATCCCCCATTTCCTTTTAAATCCATCGACGGAAACGCCCGTGAGCGGGCTCCTTTTTCTGGCGCCCGGCGCCCAGGACCCCTGTCTCGCGCGGGCGGTGGAAACGGGGCTCCCGGCCGTGATCCTAAACGGCGAGGGAGCGGGGCTTCCTTCCATGGACCTCGACAACGCCGCGGCCGCCCACGCCGTCGTGTCGCACCTGTTAAAAAACGGCGGCCGTCGGATCGCCTTGATCAACGGGAAATTGGAAACGGCCAACGGCGCGGCCCGCCAGGCCGGCTACCAGCGGGCTTTGGAGGAAGCGGGCCTCCCCTGGGATCCCGCTCGGGTGGAAACGGGAAATTTCTCGCGGGCCGGGGGCCGGTGGGCCATGGAACGGTTTCTCGCTTTGGAGGAGAGCCCGGACGCCGTCTTTGCCGCCAACGACCACATGGCCCTGGGGGCCCGGGACGTCCTTCTCGAACGAGGGCGGAGGGTGCCGGACGACGTTCTTCTGGCCGGGTTCGACGATATCCCCGAAGCGGCCACCGCCGGCCTCACCACCGTCCGCCAGCCTCTTTCCTCCATGGCCCGTCTGGCCGGGGAGTGGCTTTCGGGGTGGATCCGGTCCGGCCGACGGCCCGATCCCGAGCGAGTGCGGGTTCCGGGCGAATTGATCGTCCGCTCCTCCTCCGGTCCCCGTTTTGAGTAG